From a single Paenibacillus sp. FSL R5-0345 genomic region:
- a CDS encoding 4-hydroxy-3-methylbut-2-enyl diphosphate reductase, whose protein sequence is MEVIKISPRGYCYGVVDAMVMARQAAQNLDLPRPIYILGMIVHNSHVTNSFEDDGIITLDGHNRLDILDKVDSGTVIFTAHGVSPEVRKMARDKGLTTVDATCPDVTKTHDLIQEKVDDGYEVIYIGKKGHPEPEGAVGIAPEHVHLIEKEDEIATLSIPSSRIVITNQTTMSQWDIKNIMKKLLETFPGAEVHNEICMATQVRQEAVAEQAGQCDLVIVVGDPRSNNSNRLAQVSEEIAGVPAHRISDISELNTEWLKGVNIVGVTSGASTPTPITKEVINYLEQYDSENPETWEIKRTVNMAKLLPPVKNKSASTT, encoded by the coding sequence ATGGAAGTCATTAAAATTTCTCCCCGGGGATACTGTTACGGAGTAGTCGATGCTATGGTAATGGCACGGCAGGCTGCGCAAAATCTCGATCTTCCCCGGCCGATTTATATACTGGGCATGATTGTTCATAATAGTCATGTCACGAATTCGTTTGAGGACGACGGCATTATTACCTTGGACGGTCATAACCGTCTGGATATTCTCGATAAAGTAGATAGTGGAACCGTTATATTCACTGCTCACGGAGTTTCTCCTGAGGTACGCAAGATGGCTAGGGATAAAGGATTGACTACTGTTGATGCTACTTGTCCTGATGTGACCAAGACACATGATCTCATTCAGGAGAAGGTCGATGATGGCTATGAGGTTATTTATATCGGCAAGAAAGGCCATCCGGAACCGGAAGGTGCTGTTGGCATTGCGCCAGAACATGTGCATTTAATTGAAAAAGAAGATGAGATTGCAACTCTGTCCATCCCTTCTTCACGGATTGTAATTACGAATCAGACCACTATGAGCCAGTGGGACATTAAAAATATTATGAAAAAGCTTCTAGAGACCTTCCCAGGTGCCGAAGTGCATAATGAGATATGTATGGCTACTCAGGTGCGTCAAGAGGCTGTAGCCGAGCAGGCGGGCCAATGTGATCTAGTGATTGTCGTTGGCGATCCACGAAGCAACAACTCTAATCGTCTGGCACAGGTGTCGGAAGAGATCGCAGGTGTTCCGGCCCATCGGATTTCTGATATCTCTGAACTAAACACAGAGTGGCTAAAGGGTGTAAATATTGTTGGGGTTACTTCGGGCGCATCTACACCGACACCAATTACCAAAGAAGTTATTAATTATTTGGAGCAGTACGATTCCGAGAATCCCGAGACATGGGAGATCAAACGTACAGTGAATATGGCGAAGCTACTTCCTCCAGTTAAGAATAAGAGCGCAAGTACTACTTAA